In Oenanthe melanoleuca isolate GR-GAL-2019-014 chromosome 10, OMel1.0, whole genome shotgun sequence, a single window of DNA contains:
- the CHRNA5 gene encoding neuronal acetylcholine receptor subunit alpha-5: MVASRERLRCGRPPSLLLLTWLCAPLLGRPAASHAAVSEPSFIAKSEDRLFKHLFEDYQRWVRPVERLNDTIKIKFGLAISQLVDVDEKNQLMTTNVWLKQEWIDVKLRWNPEDYAGITSIRVPSDSIWIPDIVLYDNADGRFEGTSTKTVVKYDGTIAWTPPANYKSSCTIDVTFFPFDLQNCSMKFGSWTYDGSQVDLILEDYDVDKRDFFDNGEWEIVTATGSKGNRTDGCCWYPFVTYSFIIRRLPLFYTLFLIIPCIGLSFLTVLVFYLPSNEGEKISLCTSVLVSLTVFLLVIEEIIPSSSKVIPLIGEYLVFTMIFVTLSIVITVFAINIHHRSSSTHNAMAPWVRKIFLHKLPKLLCMRSHVDRYFAQKEETANMNGSESSRNTLEAALDSIRYITRHVMKENEVREVVEDWKYIAQVLDRMFLWAFLLVSIIGSLVLFIPVIHKWASIIVPSHIGSTNA, translated from the exons ATGGTCGCGAGCAGAGAGCGGCTGCGCTGCGGCCGCCCCCcgtccctgctcctcctcacctgGCTCTGCGCGCCCCTGCTCGGCCGGCCCGCAGCCTCACACGCGG CTGTATCTGAGCCTTCTTTTATTGCTAAAAGTGAAGATCGTTTGTTTAAGCATTTATTTGAAGACTATCAAAGATGGGTTCGTCCAGTGGAACGCCTGAATGACACAATAAAAATCAAGTTTGGCCTTGCAATCTCTCAGCTGGTAGATGTG GATGAGAAAAATCAGTTGATGACAACAAATGTATGGTTGAAACAG GAATGGATAGATGTAAAACTAAGGTGGAATCCTGAAGACTATGCTGGAATAACATCTATCCGTGTCCCATCCGATTCTATTTGGATTCCAGATATTGTGCTGTATGACAA tGCAGATGGACGTTTTGAGGGAACATCTACAAAAACGGTGGTCAAATATGATGGCACCATTGCTTGGACTCCACCAGCAAACTACAAAAGCTCTTGTACTATTGATGTAACATTCTTCCCCTTTGACCTTCAAAATTGCTCAATGAAATTTGGTTCCTGGACTTACGATGGCTCACAGGTTGATCTAATTCTTGAAGATTATGACGTTgacaaaagagatttttttgatAATGGAGAATGGGAAATAGTGACTGCAACAGGGAGCAAAGGAAACAGGACTGATGGATGCTGCTGGTATCCTTTTGTTACATATTCCTTTATAATTAGACGTTTGCCACTTTTTTACactttgtttctcattattCCTTGTATTGGGCTTTCATTTCTAACTGTCCTTGTCTTCTATCTTCCTTCAAATGAAGGTGAAAAAATTTCACTCTGCACTTCAGTACTTGTATCTTTGACTGTTTTTCTCCTCGTTATTGAAGAAATCATTCCATCATCCTCTAAAGTTATCCCGCTCATAGGAGAGTACTTAGTGTTCACAATGATATTTGTGACCTTGTCCATCGTGATCACTGTCTTTGCTATCAATATCCACCACCGCTCCTCGTCCACGCACAATGCCATGGCTCCCTGGGTCCGCAAGATATTCCTGCACAAGCTGCCCAAGCTGCTCTGCATGAGGAGCCATGTCGACAGGTACTTTGCTCAGAAGGAGGAGACAGCAAATATGAACGGGTCAGAGTCATCCAGGAACACCTTGGAAGCAGCTCTGGACTCCATCCGCTACATCACAAGACATGTCATGAAGGAGAATGAGGTTCGCGAG GTTGTTGAAGACTGGAAATACATTGCTCAGGTGCTTGATCGAATGTTCCTATGGGCTTTTCTTCTGGTTTCAATAATTGGATCACTTGTGTTATTTATTCCTGTAATTCATAAATGGGCAAGTATAATAGTACCTTCCCATATAGGCAGTAcaaatgcataa
- the PSMA4 gene encoding proteasome subunit alpha type-4 isoform X1, translating into MSRRYDSRTTIFSPEGRLYQVEYAMEAIGHAGTCLGILANDGVLLAAERRNIHKLLDEVFFSEKIYKLNEDMACSVAGITSDANVLTNELRLIAQRYLLQYQEPIPCEQLVTALCDIKQAYTQFGGKRPFGVSLLYIGWDKHYGFQLYQSDPSGNYGGWKATCIGNNSAAAVSMLKQDYKEGEMTLKTALALAIKVLNKTMDVSKLSAEKVEIATLTRENGKTVIRVLKQKEVEQLIKQHEEEEAKAEREKKEKEQKEKDK; encoded by the exons ATG TCTCGAAGATACGACTCCAGAACTACCATATTTTCTCCGGAAG GTCGCCTGTACCAGGTGGAGTATGCCATGGAGGCCATCGGCCACGCAGGCACCTGCCTGGGAATTCTAGCAAACGATGGagttctgctggcagcagagcgGCGCAACATTCACAAGCTTCTTGATGAAGTATTCTTCTCTGAGAAAATATACAAACTTAATGA GGATATGGCGTGCAGCGTTGCAGGAATAACTTCAGATGCCAATGTTCTAACCAATGAGCTGAGACTGATTGCACAGAG GTATTTGTTACAGTATCAAGAGCCCATTCCTTGTGAACAACTTGTGACAGCACTGTGTGATATCAAGCAGGCTTATACACAGTTTGGAG GAAAACGTCCTTTTGGTGTTTCATTGCTCTATATTGGCTGGGATAAGCATTATGGATTTCAGCTGTATCAAAGTGATCCTAGTGGAAATTATGGAGGGTGGAAAGCCACATGCATTGGGAATAATAGCGCT GCAGCTGTGTCAATGCTGAAGCAAGACTACAAAGAAGGGGAGATGACGTTAAAGACTGCCCTGGCTTTGGCCATTAAGGTTCTAAACAAAACCATGGATGTCAGCAAGCTCTCTGCCGAGAAAG TTGAAATTGCAACACTGACCAGAGAGAACGGAAAGACAGTAATAAGGGTTCTGAAGCAAAAGGAGGTGGAACAATTGATAAAACAacatgaggaggaggaagcaaaaGCTGAACgtgaaaagaaggagaaggaacaaAAAGAGAAGGATAAATAG
- the PSMA4 gene encoding proteasome subunit alpha type-4 isoform X2 has product MEAIGHAGTCLGILANDGVLLAAERRNIHKLLDEVFFSEKIYKLNEDMACSVAGITSDANVLTNELRLIAQRYLLQYQEPIPCEQLVTALCDIKQAYTQFGGKRPFGVSLLYIGWDKHYGFQLYQSDPSGNYGGWKATCIGNNSAAAVSMLKQDYKEGEMTLKTALALAIKVLNKTMDVSKLSAEKVEIATLTRENGKTVIRVLKQKEVEQLIKQHEEEEAKAEREKKEKEQKEKDK; this is encoded by the exons ATGGAGGCCATCGGCCACGCAGGCACCTGCCTGGGAATTCTAGCAAACGATGGagttctgctggcagcagagcgGCGCAACATTCACAAGCTTCTTGATGAAGTATTCTTCTCTGAGAAAATATACAAACTTAATGA GGATATGGCGTGCAGCGTTGCAGGAATAACTTCAGATGCCAATGTTCTAACCAATGAGCTGAGACTGATTGCACAGAG GTATTTGTTACAGTATCAAGAGCCCATTCCTTGTGAACAACTTGTGACAGCACTGTGTGATATCAAGCAGGCTTATACACAGTTTGGAG GAAAACGTCCTTTTGGTGTTTCATTGCTCTATATTGGCTGGGATAAGCATTATGGATTTCAGCTGTATCAAAGTGATCCTAGTGGAAATTATGGAGGGTGGAAAGCCACATGCATTGGGAATAATAGCGCT GCAGCTGTGTCAATGCTGAAGCAAGACTACAAAGAAGGGGAGATGACGTTAAAGACTGCCCTGGCTTTGGCCATTAAGGTTCTAAACAAAACCATGGATGTCAGCAAGCTCTCTGCCGAGAAAG TTGAAATTGCAACACTGACCAGAGAGAACGGAAAGACAGTAATAAGGGTTCTGAAGCAAAAGGAGGTGGAACAATTGATAAAACAacatgaggaggaggaagcaaaaGCTGAACgtgaaaagaaggagaaggaacaaAAAGAGAAGGATAAATAG
- the HYKK gene encoding hydroxylysine kinase, translating into MSSGNDCQSQRLTKPTLGEREAAELVDRVFGLKVSWIRSLPSYDDQNFHVHVSAAGTEEYVLKITNSEDSQEPDLIEAQTRAMMFLSAEGFPSATPYLTKDGHIMSLESGDTRPGSKKYMVRLLTYLPGTPVAKITTNAQILYEIGRLAASMDKVLSEKFQHPSVKSLHRGQFIWNLANVPLLDQYIYALGQNKQRAVVEQVIEQFKGKVIPKLSSFRACINHGDLNDHNILVDSSCASLESPQYRVSGILDFSDMSYGYYVFEVAIAIMYMMIESPEPLGVGGHVLAGFESVLPLTAEERGALFLLVGGRFAQSLVIAAHTALLYPENKEYLTITAKTGWKHLMMMFEMGQEAVERTWFETAQAYTQHSPVLSV; encoded by the exons ATGTCTTCTGGCAATGACTGTCAGTCCCAACGCCTGACCAAACCCACCCTTGGGGAGAGGGAGGCAGCTGAACTCGTTGACAGGGTGTTTGGATTGAAGGTGTCCTGGATCAGGTCACTCCCCAGCTACGATGACCAGAACTTCCACGTGCATGTGTCAGCTGCAGGTACTGAGGAGTATGTCCTCAAAATCACCAATTCAGAAGACAGCCAGGAGCCTGACCTCATTGAAGCGCAGACCCGGGCCATGATGTTTCTCAGTGCTGAGGGCTTCCCGTCAGCTACTCCTTACCTGACAAAGGATGGTCACATCATGTCTCTGGAGTCAGGAG ATACTAGACCTGGGAGCAAGAAGTACATGGTCAGACTGCTGACTTACCTGCCAGGTACACCAGTAGCAAAAATCACTACCAATGCTCAGATTCTCTATGAGATTGGGAGGCTCGCTGCCAGCATGGATAAAGTGCTCTCAGAG aaattccAGCATCCATCAGTAAAAAGTCTGCACCGAGGTCAGTTCATTTGGAACCTGGCAAATGTTCCTCTTCTGGATCAGTACATTTATGCCTTGGGCCAGAACAAACAGCGTGCAGTGGTGGAGCAAGTTATTGAGCAGTTTAAAGGCAAAGTAATACCCAAGCTAAGCAGCTTCCGAGCCT GTATCAATCATGGAGACCTTAATGACCACAACATTCTAGTAGACTCCAGTTGTGCTTCCCTGGAAAGTCCCCAGTACAGAGTGTCTGGCATCCTGGACTTCAGTGACATGAGTTACGGCTATTATGTGTTTGAGGTCGCGATAGCCATCATGTACATGATGATTGAGAGCCCAGAGCCTCTGGGTGTTGGGGGACACGTTCTCGCAGGGTTTGAGAGCGTCCTGCCACTCACTGCCGAGGAGAGAGGTGCCCTCTTTCTCCTGGTCGGTGGGAGGTTTGCACAGTCCCTTGTCATCGCCgcccacacagctctgctctacCCAGAGAACAAGGAGTACCTCACAATCACAGCCAAAACTGGCTGGAAACACTTAATGATGATGTTCGAGATGGGCCAGGAAGCTGTGGAGAGGACGTGGTTTGAGACTGCCCAGGCgtacacacagcacagccctgtcctgtcgGTGTAA